A stretch of the Ktedonobacteraceae bacterium genome encodes the following:
- a CDS encoding CTP synthase, which translates to MSKFIFVTGGVASSVGKGITVASLGRLLKNRGVSVSLMKLDPYINVDPGTMSPYQHGEVFVTDDGAETDLDLGHYERFTDEPALQANNVTTGQVYASVIAKERRGEYLGGTIQVIPHITNEIKERIHNVARRSDADVVIVEVGGTVGDIEGEPFLEAIRQMRKDVGRRDVLYMHVTLLPYLMATKELKTKPTQHSVKELLRVGIQPDVILCRSDYPLSDELREKIALFCNIEERAVVPLLTTETIYEVPLILEEAGLGEYLVQELGLPEHPAQMQEWRELVEKIKRPRRSIKIGLVGKYVELHDAYLSVAEALRHAGWYHDVDIDIQWINSEALESMGEGYTELLEDVAGIVIPGGFGHRGIEGKVKAANFARRNNKPYLGLCLGLQVAMIEYARNVLGLAGANSTEFDPQTPNPVIDLMVTQRQVADKGGTMRLGNWVCCLTPGTRAYAAYGEPIVFERHRHRYEFNNEFRKRMESNGVIVSGRSADNSLVEVVELADHPWFVASQFHPEFKSRPTRPHPLFRDFIGACVRLENEKQEEHAILSEAKNLSDQAFERETVGVPYTERGARNTFQAPHQPDSRVEI; encoded by the coding sequence ATGTCAAAATTTATCTTTGTAACGGGCGGTGTGGCATCATCGGTGGGTAAGGGTATAACGGTCGCCTCGCTAGGCCGCTTGCTCAAGAACCGTGGTGTCTCCGTCTCCCTGATGAAACTCGACCCTTATATTAATGTTGATCCTGGCACCATGTCGCCCTACCAGCATGGGGAAGTCTTTGTCACCGATGATGGCGCCGAAACCGACCTGGACCTTGGCCACTATGAGCGTTTTACCGATGAGCCTGCCTTACAGGCCAATAATGTAACCACCGGCCAGGTCTATGCCTCTGTTATCGCTAAAGAGCGTCGTGGAGAATATCTCGGCGGCACCATCCAGGTCATCCCGCATATCACCAACGAGATTAAGGAACGCATCCACAATGTGGCCCGTCGTTCCGATGCCGACGTAGTCATTGTCGAAGTCGGTGGTACCGTCGGCGATATCGAAGGCGAGCCCTTCCTAGAGGCTATTCGCCAGATGCGCAAGGATGTCGGGCGCCGTGATGTCCTGTATATGCATGTCACGCTGCTGCCCTACCTGATGGCGACCAAAGAGCTAAAAACTAAGCCGACCCAGCACAGCGTCAAAGAGTTGCTACGTGTTGGTATTCAACCCGATGTGATCCTCTGTCGCTCAGATTATCCCCTCAGCGATGAATTGCGCGAGAAAATCGCGCTGTTCTGCAATATCGAAGAGCGGGCGGTCGTTCCCCTGCTCACAACCGAGACGATTTATGAGGTTCCCTTGATCCTGGAAGAGGCGGGATTGGGAGAATACCTGGTGCAGGAGCTTGGTCTGCCTGAACATCCCGCTCAAATGCAGGAATGGCGCGAACTGGTAGAAAAGATCAAACGCCCGCGCCGCAGCATCAAGATTGGTCTCGTCGGTAAGTATGTTGAACTGCACGATGCCTACCTCTCGGTTGCCGAGGCGCTGCGGCATGCCGGTTGGTATCACGATGTTGATATAGATATTCAATGGATCAATTCCGAGGCCCTGGAGAGCATGGGCGAGGGATATACCGAATTGCTGGAAGATGTGGCCGGTATCGTGATTCCCGGCGGCTTCGGTCATCGCGGCATCGAGGGAAAGGTAAAGGCAGCTAACTTTGCGCGCCGTAATAACAAGCCGTACCTGGGCCTGTGCCTGGGCTTGCAGGTGGCGATGATTGAGTATGCGCGCAATGTCCTGGGTCTGGCAGGCGCTAACAGTACGGAATTCGATCCCCAGACGCCTAATCCTGTCATTGACCTGATGGTGACGCAGCGCCAGGTGGCCGACAAGGGTGGCACAATGCGCCTTGGTAACTGGGTCTGCTGTCTGACTCCCGGCACCAGAGCCTATGCCGCTTATGGTGAGCCTATCGTGTTTGAACGCCATCGCCATCGTTATGAATTTAATAATGAATTCCGCAAGCGTATGGAATCCAATGGCGTTATAGTGAGCGGTCGTTCTGCCGATAATAGCCTGGTTGAGGTCGTTGAACTGGCGGATCATCCCTGGTTTGTCGCGTCGCAGTTCCACCCTGAATTTAAGAGTCGTCCCACGCGCCCGCACCCGCTCTTCCGCGATTTCATCGGCGCCTGTGTGCGCCTGGAGAACGAAAAACAAGAGGAGCATGCCATTCTGAGCGAAGCGAAGAATCTCTCTGATCAGGCATTCGAGCGGGAAACGGTCGGAGTGCCCTATACGGAGCGGGGTGCGCGCAACACGTTTCAAGCTCCTCACCAACCAGACTCCCGCGTCGAAATATAG
- a CDS encoding MBL fold metallo-hydrolase has translation MEISWFGHSCFQLRGKNVTLITDPFSPQPGYSLGKVNAPIVTISHNHPGHNYVQGVAGEPYVVRGPGEYEISDVLITGVPSYHDNKRGQELGRNTIYVIHMDEIVICHLGDLGHILQEEQLEEVADADVLLIPISGQHTLNAAQAAEVISQVEPRIVIPMHYRPGSGESPDPLDKFCREMGVETVTTQPKLVITRNTVPAEMQIVILEARLKVSSM, from the coding sequence ATGGAAATTTCCTGGTTTGGCCACTCCTGTTTTCAGTTGCGTGGCAAAAATGTTACGTTGATCACCGATCCCTTTTCTCCTCAGCCGGGTTACTCGCTGGGTAAGGTCAATGCCCCCATCGTCACCATCAGTCATAACCATCCCGGGCATAATTATGTTCAGGGTGTTGCGGGGGAACCATATGTTGTGCGCGGCCCAGGCGAATATGAGATCAGTGATGTCTTGATTACCGGCGTCCCCTCCTATCACGATAATAAACGCGGGCAGGAGTTGGGGCGCAATACCATTTATGTCATTCATATGGATGAAATAGTAATTTGTCATTTAGGCGACCTGGGCCATATCCTGCAAGAGGAACAGCTGGAAGAGGTCGCCGATGCCGATGTGCTATTGATTCCGATTAGCGGGCAGCATACCCTCAATGCAGCTCAGGCTGCGGAGGTGATCAGCCAGGTAGAACCGCGGATCGTTATTCCTATGCACTATCGCCCCGGCTCAGGAGAAAGTCCCGACCCTCTCGACAAGTTCTGTCGTGAGATGGGCGTTGAAACTGTGACGACACAGCCGAAATTAGTGATAACGCGTAATACCGTGCCTGCTGAAATGCAAATCGTCATTTTAGAAGCGCGCTTAAAAGTCTCATCAATGTAG
- a CDS encoding helix-turn-helix domain-containing protein, protein MEKDFLDEMIDESTKRNPEFPALMEEARQRRALLNALANVRSRSRISQSALAKRIKTSQPAIARLEAGVVDPRLSTLQRYAASLGKRIEWTIVDA, encoded by the coding sequence ATGGAAAAAGATTTCCTTGACGAAATGATCGACGAATCAACTAAGCGAAATCCTGAATTCCCCGCATTAATGGAAGAAGCACGCCAGAGGCGAGCTTTATTGAATGCGCTGGCTAATGTCCGGAGTCGCTCTCGAATTTCACAAAGCGCCCTGGCAAAACGCATCAAAACCTCGCAACCGGCCATTGCACGATTAGAGGCCGGGGTCGTTGATCCACGACTATCGACGTTACAGCGCTATGCGGCCAGTCTAGGGAAGCGCATAGAATGGACAATTGTTGATGCCTGA
- a CDS encoding glycosyltransferase, whose amino-acid sequence MATNVVNEVQLEQIPACFPQPESETNESIGCSVGIMAYNEEANIARTIKAVLEQTGPSFQLEEIIVVASGCTDRTVPIVSEIALQEPRVRLCVQEKREGKASAINLFLKQATSPVVILIGADIIPETSSLENLCAPFKDPSVGMVGGRPVPVNDPSTFMGHTVHLLWRLHDRVARIHPKLGEVIAFRNVISGIPVDSAVDEISIQALISQLGFKLLYKPNSVVYNKGPVTVRDFLKQRRRIYAGHLKVLKQQNYEASTMKVTPIARQLIACRDFTMSSPKQAMWTLGAIALEGIARMQGNYDYWRKREHHIWQAVESTKDLEAGERKVRRICNAQSVIVFRFILEGAKHTDVHREREDREATEAARKFLPLLRTRIRKEDRLSINGPGIMTAVIRADQHGAEIVAQRIKKIVESSTVRVGARGREVRVTVAHSSLTFASKAPNGGMTVTGPLVDEAILAAFTANNEI is encoded by the coding sequence ATGGCAACTAATGTCGTGAATGAAGTTCAATTAGAGCAAATACCGGCTTGTTTCCCCCAGCCGGAATCAGAAACAAATGAGAGTATTGGATGCAGCGTCGGCATAATGGCATATAATGAAGAGGCTAATATCGCTCGCACGATAAAGGCAGTGCTTGAACAGACAGGCCCTTCTTTCCAGCTTGAAGAAATCATCGTCGTTGCCAGCGGATGTACCGATCGTACCGTGCCCATCGTCTCTGAAATTGCTCTGCAAGAGCCGCGCGTGCGCTTGTGCGTGCAGGAGAAGCGCGAAGGCAAAGCCTCTGCTATCAACCTCTTTCTCAAACAGGCAACCAGTCCCGTGGTCATCCTGATTGGCGCCGATATCATTCCTGAAACTTCATCCTTAGAAAATCTCTGTGCCCCCTTTAAAGACCCATCCGTCGGTATGGTCGGCGGGCGTCCCGTGCCGGTCAACGATCCATCAACCTTTATGGGGCATACCGTGCATCTCCTGTGGCGCCTGCATGATCGAGTTGCTCGCATTCATCCCAAACTTGGCGAGGTAATTGCCTTCCGCAATGTTATCTCGGGCATCCCGGTCGATAGCGCCGTCGATGAAATCTCCATTCAAGCCCTGATCTCCCAGCTTGGCTTTAAGCTCCTGTATAAACCTAATAGCGTCGTCTACAACAAGGGTCCCGTCACGGTGCGCGATTTCCTCAAACAGCGCCGCCGCATTTACGCGGGCCATCTAAAAGTGCTCAAGCAGCAAAACTACGAAGCCTCGACAATGAAAGTCACGCCCATTGCTCGCCAGCTCATTGCCTGTCGCGATTTTACTATGAGTAGTCCAAAGCAGGCGATGTGGACGCTGGGCGCCATCGCTCTGGAAGGCATTGCGCGCATGCAGGGTAATTACGATTACTGGCGCAAACGCGAACACCATATCTGGCAGGCCGTCGAGTCTACAAAAGACCTGGAGGCCGGTGAGCGCAAGGTACGCCGCATCTGCAACGCCCAGAGCGTGATCGTCTTCCGCTTCATCCTCGAGGGCGCGAAACATACCGATGTGCATCGCGAGCGTGAGGATCGCGAGGCGACCGAAGCCGCGCGCAAGTTCCTGCCGCTCCTGCGCACCAGGATTCGCAAAGAGGACCGGCTCTCGATCAATGGTCCCGGTATCATGACGGCCGTTATTCGCGCCGACCAGCATGGAGCGGAAATTGTCGCCCAGCGCATCAAAAAAATAGTAGAGAGCAGTACTGTGCGCGTCGGTGCGCGAGGCAGAGAGGTGAGGGTGACGGTAGCTCACAGCTCGCTGACATTTGCCTCTAAGGCCCCCAACGGTGGTATGACAGTTACCGGTCCGCTTGTCGATGAAGCGATATTGGCCGCTTTCACGGCCAATAATGAAATCTAG
- the secG gene encoding preprotein translocase subunit SecG has product MSNWLPALQTVQIILAIAVIIFILLQARGASLGSAFGGTSGAVFKTRRGVERLIFNITIVFIILFGAVSIISMALK; this is encoded by the coding sequence TTGTCTAACTGGCTTCCTGCACTGCAAACAGTGCAAATTATTCTGGCCATAGCCGTCATCATTTTTATCCTGCTGCAGGCGCGAGGCGCCAGTTTGGGCAGCGCCTTCGGCGGCACAAGCGGAGCGGTCTTTAAGACGCGCCGCGGCGTAGAGCGCCTGATCTTCAATATCACCATCGTCTTCATCATCCTCTTTGGCGCCGTTTCTATCATCAGTATGGCGCTGAAATAG
- a CDS encoding Gmad2 immunoglobulin-like domain-containing protein, whose amino-acid sequence MWQKLSARARYLLLSAVLLFTISLALAACSGGSNGANATPTAQGTTLAGGNATPSATPYIGLGTRPCPDAVKAPSHWDPIIPTQSNISKVETVSCGNLIGNATLQALVTVRNSGSGGILDVYVYNNITSPNPTQLFKLLSLAEGDAKISVYNTILTGEVDANSSINKGKSDAQLTQDLFREFKWSDGAGTFVPISFPGIFPDMTRFQAERDQALVNRGQDAWKLDPAMVTDHMVSNPNLLNWPANSPTTIVSGGGSHDTEAAVSVKNPDTGGGTIKVTLQRLEGNTNGGIWEVVAVESNGMAITAPQSRDLLSSPVTVKGTGNAFEGKIGQVAVLDHLYTNIGQASATGAAGNGSTTFSVNVSFTTTFKAGDEDGLVVLYATNNAGDPNAAAAVMVKELLS is encoded by the coding sequence ATGTGGCAAAAACTCTCAGCGCGTGCCAGGTACCTGCTTCTCAGCGCGGTGCTCCTCTTTACAATCTCGCTTGCGCTCGCAGCTTGCAGCGGTGGCAGCAATGGAGCTAACGCAACTCCTACCGCGCAAGGAACAACTCTCGCGGGTGGAAACGCTACTCCCAGCGCAACACCATACATTGGCCTGGGAACACGACCGTGTCCCGACGCGGTAAAAGCTCCATCCCATTGGGACCCGATTATTCCCACCCAGAGCAATATCTCTAAAGTAGAGACGGTGAGTTGTGGCAACCTCATCGGCAATGCCACCTTGCAGGCGCTGGTGACGGTGCGCAACTCCGGCAGTGGGGGCATCCTGGATGTCTATGTGTATAACAACATTACCAGCCCCAATCCCACGCAACTCTTCAAATTACTGTCTCTGGCGGAGGGTGACGCGAAGATCAGCGTATATAACACCATCCTGACCGGTGAGGTGGATGCGAATTCCAGCATCAATAAGGGCAAATCCGACGCCCAATTGACCCAGGACCTGTTTCGTGAGTTCAAATGGTCCGATGGCGCCGGCACTTTTGTACCAATATCCTTCCCCGGCATCTTTCCCGATATGACGCGTTTCCAGGCCGAGCGAGATCAGGCATTAGTAAACCGGGGACAGGATGCATGGAAACTCGATCCCGCCATGGTCACCGATCACATGGTCTCTAACCCGAACCTGCTGAACTGGCCTGCCAACTCCCCAACCACGATTGTAAGCGGTGGCGGCAGCCATGATACGGAGGCGGCCGTGTCGGTGAAAAATCCGGATACAGGAGGTGGTACGATCAAAGTCACCCTCCAGCGTTTAGAAGGAAATACGAACGGCGGCATCTGGGAAGTCGTAGCGGTTGAATCCAATGGCATGGCTATTACTGCCCCACAGAGCCGCGATCTCCTCAGCAGTCCCGTCACCGTCAAGGGGACCGGCAATGCATTCGAGGGGAAGATTGGCCAGGTAGCAGTTCTCGATCACCTGTACACCAACATTGGTCAGGCCAGCGCCACAGGAGCGGCAGGCAACGGTAGCACCACATTTTCCGTCAACGTGAGCTTTACCACTACGTTTAAGGCCGGCGACGAAGACGGCCTCGTCGTTCTCTACGCTACAAATAACGCGGGTGACCCAAATGCGGCGGCGGCCGTGATGGTGAAAGAATTACTGAGCTAG
- a CDS encoding NAD(P)H-hydrate dehydratase: MYIVTVDEMRELEQRADREYGLTSAILMENAGKSAAEILLQHMRHHPSVKGLEFLILVGPGNNGGDGLVMARHLEKWGGLISTYRWKEQKLTIHGEDVPEQDTPARLEEIIQRASYMLDALLGTGRSRPLPDSMRELLGRVGKEREKRDSLRVIAVDLPTGMNADTGEVDPGAIHADMTITLACPKQGFFFFPGRDYLGEMYVGDIGLPAEMELHLRTEMLTASLVKGLLPERPLQSNKGTFGKVMLLCGSPPYPGSAFLGGSAAGRVGAGLVTLAVTEPMLPIYAGAFHEATFVLLPEESEGSLARVNALVNHLHGYRSLLMGPGLGQSPYIREVILQVLEELRTMPDEKRPQLVIDADGLNNLSALERWWTLLPAGTVITPHPGEMGRLCGGIKVSGGSIERLELARSKAKEWQVTLVLKGACTIIAEPDGRTRINWLANPALATAGTGDVLAGMIAGFLAQDMTPFDAAGASVYLHTVAADLVSTEIGHAGLLASDLLPKIPRAMVKCNVASGRGD; this comes from the coding sequence ATGTACATCGTGACTGTTGATGAAATGCGCGAGCTTGAACAGCGAGCCGATAGAGAGTATGGCCTGACTTCCGCTATCCTGATGGAGAACGCCGGCAAAAGTGCGGCGGAAATTCTATTGCAGCACATGCGCCACCATCCTTCGGTCAAAGGGCTTGAATTTTTGATTCTGGTTGGCCCCGGCAATAATGGCGGCGATGGGCTGGTGATGGCACGCCACCTGGAAAAGTGGGGCGGGCTGATCAGCACCTATCGCTGGAAAGAGCAAAAACTAACTATTCACGGTGAGGATGTTCCCGAGCAAGATACGCCCGCGAGGCTGGAGGAGATCATCCAACGCGCCAGCTATATGTTGGATGCGCTGCTGGGAACGGGACGCTCGCGCCCACTTCCCGATAGCATGCGAGAACTGCTGGGCCGCGTTGGCAAGGAGCGAGAGAAGCGAGATTCGCTGCGTGTGATAGCAGTCGATCTGCCAACGGGCATGAACGCGGACACAGGCGAGGTTGATCCCGGAGCCATTCACGCCGATATGACGATTACGCTGGCCTGCCCGAAGCAAGGCTTTTTCTTTTTTCCTGGTCGAGATTATCTTGGTGAGATGTACGTGGGCGATATCGGCCTGCCTGCTGAAATGGAGCTTCACCTGCGAACAGAGATGCTGACGGCGTCCCTGGTAAAGGGTCTGCTGCCTGAGCGACCATTGCAGAGCAACAAAGGCACGTTCGGCAAGGTAATGCTACTGTGTGGGTCGCCACCGTATCCAGGCTCGGCATTTCTAGGAGGAAGCGCGGCAGGACGTGTCGGCGCGGGCCTGGTAACGCTGGCGGTGACTGAACCGATGCTGCCCATCTATGCCGGCGCGTTCCACGAGGCCACGTTTGTCTTGCTGCCGGAAGAGAGCGAGGGCAGTCTTGCACGCGTCAATGCGCTGGTGAATCATCTGCACGGCTATCGCTCGCTGCTGATGGGTCCTGGCCTGGGGCAATCGCCATATATTCGCGAGGTGATTTTGCAGGTATTGGAGGAGTTGCGCACCATGCCCGATGAAAAGCGTCCCCAGCTGGTTATTGACGCGGATGGTCTGAATAATCTTTCCGCTCTGGAACGCTGGTGGACATTGCTACCTGCAGGAACGGTGATTACGCCGCATCCTGGCGAAATGGGGCGTCTCTGTGGAGGAATAAAAGTATCGGGTGGCAGCATCGAGCGCCTGGAACTGGCACGCAGCAAAGCAAAAGAGTGGCAGGTGACGCTTGTGCTGAAAGGGGCCTGCACGATTATCGCCGAGCCGGATGGACGCACGCGCATCAACTGGCTGGCGAATCCCGCGCTGGCGACTGCCGGCACGGGCGATGTGCTGGCCGGCATGATCGCGGGTTTTCTCGCTCAGGATATGACACCTTTTGACGCTGCCGGCGCCTCTGTCTACCTGCATACGGTCGCCGCCGATCTTGTCAGCACCGAAATCGGGCATGCCGGACTGCTGGCCTCTGACCTTTTGCCGAAGATACCACGCGCGATGGTGAAATGTAATGTCGCGTCAGGGCGAGGTGATTAG
- the cax gene encoding calcium/proton exchanger, with the protein MQRWLYSFLIMAVAAPIVALIWGQQQEMAVFICSAIGLIPLAALIGQATENLEYYVGPIAGGLLNATFGNAPEIIIGIFALQQGLISVVKASITGSIISNALLVLGSSLALGGWRWGKQYFNARDAGQYSAMMVLAVAGLLIPTTGSLALKISTNIEAISVAISIILLLVYAMYLATHVFHIRSERRSPKRHRNAPQAESTENEEVEAVTGGLAPEERGTQKPPKLWLTALILFVATVGTAINSELLVGAIRPVTVQLGLSQVFIGVVIIPIIGNAAEHSSAVYIALRDHIDLSMAIAAGSSIQVATFVAPLLVLVSLLFTPSLSLVFQPLELVVLGLATILFALVSLDGESSWLAGVQLVAIYIMACVVFFFVPG; encoded by the coding sequence ATGCAGCGCTGGCTTTATAGTTTCTTAATCATGGCCGTCGCCGCTCCCATCGTCGCGTTGATCTGGGGGCAACAGCAAGAGATGGCCGTTTTTATTTGCTCTGCTATTGGCCTGATACCGCTGGCCGCGTTGATCGGGCAGGCTACAGAGAATCTTGAATACTACGTCGGCCCTATCGCCGGTGGGTTGCTTAATGCTACCTTCGGCAATGCTCCCGAAATCATCATCGGCATCTTTGCGTTGCAGCAAGGCCTGATCTCCGTCGTCAAAGCCTCGATCACAGGGTCTATCATTAGCAATGCGCTGCTGGTGCTGGGCAGTTCGCTGGCGCTGGGGGGATGGCGCTGGGGCAAACAATACTTCAATGCGCGTGACGCGGGCCAGTATTCGGCGATGATGGTACTCGCGGTGGCCGGTTTGCTCATACCAACCACCGGTTCGCTGGCATTAAAAATCTCTACGAATATAGAGGCCATCAGCGTCGCTATTTCTATCATCCTGCTGCTCGTTTATGCAATGTACCTGGCGACACATGTCTTCCATATTCGTTCTGAGCGGCGCAGCCCCAAACGCCACCGAAATGCTCCACAGGCAGAATCCACTGAAAATGAAGAGGTTGAGGCGGTTACAGGCGGACTCGCCCCTGAAGAGCGCGGAACGCAAAAACCTCCTAAACTCTGGTTAACGGCCCTCATCCTGTTCGTCGCGACTGTTGGCACTGCCATCAATAGCGAATTGCTGGTCGGCGCGATTCGACCTGTGACCGTGCAGCTTGGCCTGTCGCAGGTCTTTATTGGCGTGGTAATAATCCCCATTATAGGCAATGCCGCCGAACACTCCAGCGCCGTCTACATCGCCTTGCGCGATCACATCGACCTGAGCATGGCAATCGCGGCTGGCTCATCGATCCAGGTTGCCACCTTCGTCGCGCCGCTGCTGGTGCTGGTCAGCCTCCTATTTACACCCTCGCTCAGCCTGGTCTTCCAGCCCCTGGAACTGGTGGTTCTCGGATTGGCAACCATCCTCTTTGCGCTTGTCAGCCTCGATGGTGAGTCATCGTGGCTGGCGGGAGTGCAACTGGTGGCGATCTATATCATGGCCTGCGTGGTCTTTTTCTTCGTGCCCGGCTAA
- the rplI gene encoding 50S ribosomal protein L9: MKVILLQDVEGLGKAGDLKEVANGYARNYLLPRHVAAPATPTLIANRDQRIAAEKRRLEKQAEENQQRAERLGQVTLTFKARVGREGRLYGSITSQDIAEGLRQSEGIIIDRRMIELASPIRSVGTFMVPVKVAQKLEPKITVNVIDEAQAGAPETQSAAVE; encoded by the coding sequence ATGAAAGTAATTCTATTACAAGATGTTGAAGGCCTGGGAAAGGCCGGCGATTTAAAAGAAGTGGCGAATGGCTATGCCCGCAATTATCTGCTGCCCCGTCACGTCGCGGCTCCCGCGACTCCTACCTTGATTGCCAATCGCGATCAACGCATTGCTGCCGAGAAGCGCAGGCTGGAGAAACAGGCTGAAGAGAATCAACAGCGAGCAGAGCGCCTGGGCCAGGTGACATTGACGTTTAAGGCTCGCGTCGGTCGAGAAGGACGCCTCTATGGGTCGATCACCAGCCAGGATATCGCGGAAGGTCTGCGCCAGAGCGAAGGCATCATCATCGACCGGCGTATGATCGAACTAGCGAGTCCGATTCGTTCCGTCGGCACGTTCATGGTGCCTGTCAAGGTCGCTCAGAAACTGGAGCCAAAGATTACTGTTAATGTGATCGATGAGGCTCAGGCCGGCGCTCCTGAAACGCAAAGCGCCGCCGTCGAGTAA
- a CDS encoding SRPBCC domain-containing protein, which translates to MEIEGTYTLQASPQEVWHSLMDRRTMEQCIPGIERLEALGNHTYAFCIQVKHNPLKGQYTGRVRIIEQDYPASYRFTIEGDGQQNRVDGEWTVQLSDLNENTVVAYKGSLHFDSMSMLVPVPMAKGIIKVLIQQFFSALTEHIRTTSRFTGDVPVHIGEMAAVEDTSEEDTLALAGTRWSTLLRNLVHQLGLGNGDPLLEEQWARRLKRMSMITALLLLVWVGTRLPGRLFTQH; encoded by the coding sequence ATGGAGATCGAAGGAACTTATACGCTTCAGGCATCGCCGCAAGAGGTATGGCATAGTTTGATGGATAGACGTACCATGGAACAATGCATCCCTGGAATAGAGCGACTCGAGGCGCTAGGTAATCATACGTATGCCTTTTGTATACAGGTAAAGCATAACCCTTTAAAAGGTCAGTACACGGGGCGTGTGCGCATCATTGAGCAGGATTATCCGGCATCGTACCGTTTTACGATTGAAGGCGACGGGCAGCAGAACAGGGTTGATGGGGAATGGACGGTGCAACTGAGCGATCTGAATGAAAATACTGTCGTGGCTTATAAAGGCTCACTTCATTTTGATTCGATGAGCATGCTGGTGCCGGTGCCAATGGCTAAAGGCATTATCAAGGTTCTTATTCAACAATTTTTCTCCGCCCTGACCGAGCACATACGCACGACAAGCCGCTTCACCGGCGACGTTCCGGTGCATATAGGCGAGATGGCGGCAGTAGAAGACACGAGCGAGGAAGATACACTTGCGCTAGCCGGCACCAGGTGGTCTACCCTGCTGCGCAACCTGGTTCACCAACTGGGATTGGGCAATGGCGACCCGCTATTAGAGGAGCAATGGGCGAGGCGCTTGAAACGCATGAGTATGATTACGGCGCTGTTGCTACTCGTATGGGTGGGTACGCGCCTGCCAGGCAGGTTATTCACCCAGCATTGA
- a CDS encoding HEAT repeat domain-containing protein — MNDATPPEEPAESNTVQPGYLGISPPVGQLAARGERIWVDRPEQLLAAVNTLKQSPVVAVDAEFTQVRLRTQNDAFTTTQRLALLQLAIDGKCFVVDALRLNDLSPLNAVLDDPNTIILLHGAGADLRVMAERGLNIAHYIDLEAASRSIFGQHESSLAAMLQRAFHVRLDKSLQRTDWTRRPLPSAMIAYAARDAEMTLALYSWLGEYFPAVLQLYDNANLLKPVATWIEPFLRGSSPVPVDVAVAEAIEKGTIRDIEQVYADVRKALATLTHPMRRSRLLRLIADLLLVDLVPDIEPLLTAPTAEERAAAIRTLGRLGAEQSRALITPLLQDPVQEVRRAAQTALRSMSPREPRARKTTLVRNADGSRSWTIDANDENGKEAASDDNDWKARLRSMLGE; from the coding sequence TTGAACGATGCAACACCGCCGGAGGAACCGGCCGAATCGAATACTGTACAACCGGGCTATCTGGGTATATCGCCCCCCGTTGGCCAGCTGGCGGCACGGGGAGAGCGCATCTGGGTTGATCGACCTGAGCAATTGCTTGCCGCCGTCAACACGCTGAAGCAATCACCTGTTGTTGCCGTCGATGCCGAATTTACGCAGGTGCGTTTGCGCACGCAGAATGATGCCTTTACCACCACACAGCGCCTGGCGCTTCTACAACTGGCCATTGATGGCAAATGTTTCGTCGTAGACGCATTGCGCCTGAACGATCTTTCGCCCTTGAATGCTGTCCTTGATGATCCCAATACCATCATCCTGCTGCATGGTGCGGGCGCGGATTTACGCGTGATGGCCGAGCGTGGGCTCAATATCGCCCATTACATTGACCTGGAAGCCGCGAGTCGTTCCATCTTTGGGCAGCACGAGTCGTCACTGGCGGCCATGTTGCAGCGGGCCTTTCATGTGCGCCTGGATAAGAGCTTGCAGCGCACCGATTGGACGCGCCGCCCGTTGCCATCGGCTATGATCGCCTATGCCGCGCGCGATGCCGAGATGACCCTTGCTCTCTACTCCTGGCTGGGCGAATATTTCCCTGCCGTCTTACAACTGTACGATAATGCGAACCTGCTCAAGCCTGTTGCAACCTGGATTGAACCGTTCCTGCGCGGATCATCGCCCGTTCCAGTCGATGTGGCAGTGGCCGAAGCAATAGAAAAAGGCACTATCCGTGACATCGAACAGGTATACGCCGATGTGAGGAAGGCGTTAGCCACGTTGACTCACCCTATGCGCCGCAGCCGCTTACTGCGCTTGATTGCCGATTTATTGCTTGTGGACCTCGTTCCTGACATAGAGCCTTTGCTTACTGCGCCGACTGCCGAGGAGCGCGCTGCTGCCATACGTACACTCGGCCGCCTGGGCGCCGAACAGAGTAGAGCGTTGATTACCCCATTGTTACAGGACCCTGTGCAAGAAGTGCGCAGAGCGGCGCAAACCGCCCTCCGAAGCATGTCTCCTAGAGAACCCCGCGCGCGCAAGACGACACTCGTGAGGAATGCCGATGGCTCGCGCAGCTGGACCATCGACGCAAACGACGAAAACGGCAAAGAAGCAGCATCTGATGACAATGATTGGAAAGCCCGCCTGCGCTCAATGCTGGGTGAATAA